The proteins below come from a single Gordonia sp. X0973 genomic window:
- a CDS encoding ABC transporter ATP-binding protein/permease: protein MIAEGRDWANELQASAVWVLWVSALSFACLVVVGGLLAVGTRWGRQFWRVTGGFFTERESAPLTWLLVVVLLVLAIFGVRLNVLFTYQSKEMYDALQAASGVLDHKNEVPNLHEAIAPAESAFWKALGIFGILATIFIVRGVFEMWVGAAFEVRMRSWLTSHVSQDWLDGKAFYRNRFVPIEDSDGEVTAGVDNPDQRIEADITTLVDSTRQFVFSSGGSATGGVIPAVVTIITFTGMLWGLSGPMVLFGYTLSHAMVFLLMAFILVVTVVAFSLGRPLIRLNFLRDRLTANFRFALVRVRENAENIALYSGEQVEQRHLMSRFRLVIANYWRITYRQLMFSGWNWGSSQASVVLPWMVQAGRFFTGQISLGQLSQTAGAFGNLSDSLSFFRLMYDDFTNFRASLIRLDGLGEADEKARELPTIDTADGEGIGLRDVTITKPDGGVLVDDLDLSLVPGDALVVKGRSGSGKTTLFRGLSGLWPYADGQFIRPGGEDTLFISQVPYLPLADLRSVLTYPAPASDFSDAELRESLVDVSLPHLVDRLDEDEYWAKVLSPGEQQRVAFARILLSKPKAVFLDEATSAVDEGLEFALYSLIRTRLPQTIVVSISHRSTTEQHHTKMLELLGDGPWELTDVPVHA, encoded by the coding sequence GTGATCGCCGAGGGGAGGGACTGGGCGAATGAGCTCCAGGCCTCGGCGGTCTGGGTGTTGTGGGTCTCCGCACTCTCCTTCGCCTGCCTCGTGGTCGTCGGCGGGCTGCTCGCCGTCGGCACCCGATGGGGACGGCAGTTCTGGCGAGTCACGGGCGGGTTCTTCACCGAGCGCGAGTCGGCGCCGCTGACCTGGTTGCTGGTCGTCGTACTGCTGGTGCTGGCGATCTTCGGCGTGCGGTTGAACGTCCTGTTCACGTACCAGAGCAAAGAGATGTACGACGCGCTGCAGGCGGCGTCGGGGGTGCTGGACCACAAGAACGAGGTCCCCAACCTCCACGAGGCGATCGCTCCGGCCGAGTCGGCCTTTTGGAAGGCGTTGGGGATCTTCGGGATCCTGGCCACCATCTTCATCGTGCGCGGCGTGTTCGAGATGTGGGTCGGCGCCGCGTTCGAAGTCCGGATGCGGTCGTGGCTGACGTCGCACGTCAGTCAGGACTGGCTGGACGGGAAGGCCTTCTACCGCAACCGGTTCGTGCCGATCGAGGACAGCGACGGAGAGGTGACGGCGGGCGTCGACAACCCGGATCAGCGCATCGAGGCCGACATCACGACCCTCGTCGACTCGACTCGACAATTCGTGTTCAGCAGCGGCGGGTCGGCGACCGGCGGCGTGATCCCGGCCGTCGTCACGATCATCACGTTCACCGGGATGCTGTGGGGGCTGTCGGGGCCGATGGTCCTCTTCGGGTACACGTTGTCGCACGCGATGGTCTTCCTGCTGATGGCCTTCATCCTCGTCGTCACGGTGGTGGCCTTCTCGCTCGGCCGCCCCTTGATCCGGTTGAACTTCCTGCGCGACCGCCTGACGGCAAACTTCCGTTTCGCCTTGGTGCGAGTGCGGGAGAACGCGGAGAACATCGCGCTCTACTCCGGCGAGCAGGTGGAACAGCGCCACCTGATGAGTCGGTTCCGCTTGGTGATCGCCAACTACTGGCGGATCACCTATCGGCAGTTGATGTTCTCCGGCTGGAACTGGGGTAGCAGCCAGGCCTCGGTCGTGCTGCCGTGGATGGTGCAGGCCGGCCGATTCTTCACCGGCCAGATATCCCTGGGCCAGTTGTCGCAGACGGCCGGCGCCTTCGGGAACCTGAGTGATTCGCTCTCGTTCTTCCGGCTCATGTACGACGACTTCACCAATTTCCGCGCCTCCCTCATCCGTCTCGACGGACTGGGCGAGGCCGACGAGAAGGCGCGGGAGCTGCCCACGATCGACACCGCCGACGGCGAGGGCATCGGCCTGCGGGACGTCACCATCACCAAGCCCGACGGCGGCGTCCTCGTCGACGATTTGGACCTGTCCCTGGTGCCCGGCGATGCGCTCGTCGTCAAGGGGCGTTCCGGCAGCGGTAAGACGACGTTGTTCCGCGGTCTGTCCGGGCTCTGGCCGTATGCCGACGGGCAGTTCATCCGGCCGGGCGGCGAGGACACGCTGTTCATCTCGCAGGTGCCCTATCTCCCGCTGGCCGATCTGCGGTCGGTGCTCACCTATCCGGCCCCGGCGTCAGACTTCTCCGACGCGGAGCTGCGCGAATCCCTCGTCGACGTGTCGCTTCCACATCTCGTCGACCGACTCGACGAGGACGAGTATTGGGCCAAGGTGCTCTCGCCAGGCGAGCAGCAGCGCGTGGCCTTTGCCCGGATCCTCCTGTCGAAACCCAAGGCCGTCTTCCTCGACGAGGCTACCTCCGCGGTCGACGAGGGGTTGGAGTTCGCGCTGTACAGCCTGATCCGGACCCGGCTGCCGCAGACGATCGTCGTCTCGATCAGCCACCGCAGCACCACCGAGCAGCATCACACCAAGATGCTCGAACTCCTCGGCGACGGGCCGTGGGAGCTGACCGACGTTCCGGTGCACGCGTAG
- a CDS encoding long-chain fatty acid--CoA ligase translates to MADELITFPHASGKAVSTLPEGFQETIQLAPDRVALRTVGGGVEITWRQYGDRVRAIAGGLAALGVKPGDTVAIMMTNRPEFHLADTAALHLGAVPFSIYNTSSPEQIEYLFGNAGNSVVVTESVFLPLLAAAKTGVTSIISVDGGEGAIPLAKVESTPAPDGFDFDASWRAVTPADLATLIYTSGTTGPPKGVEITHRNMIAELLALSDIVEAGLDDRLLSYLPAAHIADRVSTHATNMVRGAQITSEPDPRAIATALPDARPTFFFGVPRVWQKLKAGIEAKLAEATGVKAKLAGWALGVGDEVAGLRLEGKSPSGLLGIQHRLADKLVLSTVREGIGMDAIDIAYSGAASIPPEVLRFFLALGIPVLEVWGMSESTGATTLTSPDNLAIGTVGRPVRGVECKLGDDGELFVRGPVIMAGYRNQPEKTAETIDADGWLATGDVAQIGADGNVKIVDRKKELIINESGKNLAPTNIENAVKAASPLVGQVVALGDGKPYVTALVVLDPDMAAVKAHQHGLDETDLAAISAHPEVVAEVRAAVEKGNAKLSRVEQVKRFVVVDTPWEPGGEELTPTMKLRRNPINAKYADEIVALYSDPAGAGVVDLR, encoded by the coding sequence ATGGCCGACGAGCTGATCACGTTTCCACACGCATCCGGGAAAGCGGTTTCCACGTTGCCGGAGGGTTTCCAAGAGACCATCCAGCTGGCCCCGGATCGGGTTGCGCTGCGCACGGTCGGCGGCGGCGTCGAGATCACCTGGCGCCAATACGGTGACCGGGTCCGGGCCATCGCCGGCGGGCTCGCGGCACTGGGCGTCAAGCCGGGCGACACCGTCGCGATCATGATGACCAACCGGCCCGAGTTCCACCTGGCGGACACCGCCGCCCTGCACCTCGGAGCCGTGCCGTTCTCGATCTACAACACCAGCTCACCCGAGCAGATCGAGTACCTGTTCGGCAACGCGGGCAATTCGGTGGTCGTCACCGAATCCGTGTTTCTCCCGCTGCTGGCGGCGGCCAAGACCGGCGTGACCAGCATCATCAGCGTCGACGGCGGGGAGGGAGCGATTCCGTTGGCGAAGGTGGAGTCGACGCCGGCGCCCGATGGATTCGACTTCGACGCGTCCTGGCGGGCGGTCACCCCGGCCGACCTCGCAACGCTGATCTACACGTCGGGCACGACGGGTCCGCCCAAGGGCGTCGAGATCACGCACCGCAACATGATCGCCGAATTGCTGGCGCTCAGCGACATCGTGGAGGCGGGCCTCGATGACCGCCTGCTCTCCTACCTACCGGCAGCCCACATCGCCGACCGGGTCTCCACGCACGCGACGAACATGGTTCGCGGGGCGCAGATCACCAGCGAACCCGATCCGCGGGCGATCGCCACGGCACTGCCCGACGCGCGGCCCACCTTCTTCTTCGGCGTCCCGCGCGTCTGGCAGAAACTCAAGGCCGGTATCGAGGCGAAGCTCGCCGAGGCCACCGGGGTGAAGGCAAAGCTTGCCGGGTGGGCGCTGGGCGTCGGCGACGAGGTCGCCGGTCTGCGCCTGGAGGGGAAATCCCCGTCGGGTCTACTCGGAATCCAGCACCGGCTGGCCGACAAGCTCGTGCTGTCGACGGTCCGCGAGGGAATCGGCATGGACGCGATCGACATCGCCTACTCCGGTGCCGCATCCATTCCGCCTGAGGTGCTGCGCTTCTTCCTCGCCCTGGGCATCCCGGTGTTGGAGGTGTGGGGGATGTCGGAGTCGACCGGCGCCACCACGTTGACCTCGCCGGACAACCTGGCGATCGGCACCGTCGGCCGTCCCGTCCGCGGCGTCGAGTGCAAGCTCGGCGACGACGGCGAACTGTTCGTCCGCGGCCCGGTGATCATGGCCGGATACCGCAACCAACCGGAGAAGACCGCCGAGACGATCGACGCCGACGGATGGCTTGCGACGGGCGACGTCGCGCAGATCGGCGCCGATGGCAACGTCAAAATCGTGGACCGCAAGAAGGAACTCATCATCAACGAGTCGGGCAAGAACCTCGCCCCGACCAATATCGAGAACGCGGTGAAGGCGGCCTCGCCGCTCGTGGGGCAGGTCGTCGCCCTCGGCGACGGGAAGCCCTACGTCACCGCCCTCGTCGTCCTCGATCCCGACATGGCCGCGGTCAAGGCGCATCAGCACGGTCTCGACGAAACGGATTTGGCGGCGATCTCCGCTCATCCCGAGGTCGTCGCCGAGGTGCGGGCGGCGGTGGAGAAGGGAAACGCGAAACTGTCGCGGGTCGAACAGGTCAAACGTTTCGTCGTCGTCGACACGCCGTGGGAGCCGGGTGGTGAGGAGCTGACGCCGACGATGAAGTTGCGTCGCAATCCGATCAACGCGAAGTACGCCGACGAGATCGTCGCCCTCTACTCCGATCCGGCGGGCGCCGGGGTGGTCGATCTGCGCTAG
- a CDS encoding LuxR family transcriptional regulator: MAVRGTSGVGKSRLAREAISGLDHTTFWVNGTAVGQRIPLGAFSAWVDTSLVDHLQRVSNLVATLSAPSHSLIVIDDLPRLDDMSLFVVATLIQEGSVSVVMTLRSDDPVPATVVDLIGSPAVQTIELSPLTATETAELVDGVLGAPVSDQLHATLWERSLGNPLYLRALVEQGRDDGSLLLTNDEWTATDLRLPPSLSSAIAAQFDGSDPAVVDVIDVLAVAEPLPTKLVAELTGFTAIEQAERRGFVSAMLEGTVQVLRLAHPVYGEVRRTSAAVRLDRLRGEIARTLDRSEIGGHATALQQGLLALDADDFPGRGRLLLAGAQAALGGMDFPLALELTAAVPPGPETTMARVVSGYALSLLGQGEAAETTLASAFSDIPALGLRGEIALIRASNHVWTRSDPKAANRVIDDGVPARVAGTIRTQVYALAGQSRQAAAVLDEDQSTDFDSPLDDMLRCWAGVLAYADLGRVGDMRRAAATGYRAADSPAAAHHRTALTHLHAYSECLVGDPGAAEAAVLALDDLIGRAPGMPMIWIAGCRGLVAAARGDVHTATRLLDVCLGGFDAIGAPPFLWLPFCLERAHAAALAGDAETLTSLTARLRENPHAAFEFQAPRRDLLDAWSAATAASTQNAIAIARRVAEQASSDARLAHEAHALRTAVRFGSPDCAERLAELAQALPEVPLTAVAARHARAVAAADGAELDAVAAAYLDAGLIGDAVDALGQAVMTHGEQGHRGARLSSEQHLERLTAEFGIRTPTVVAAEVADGLSARQRAVVLLARSGLSNKEIAEQLVLSVRTVEGHLYRASQILGAPVRSR, encoded by the coding sequence GTGGCCGTCCGGGGCACCAGCGGCGTCGGAAAATCACGACTGGCCCGGGAGGCGATCAGCGGCCTCGACCACACCACGTTCTGGGTCAACGGCACCGCCGTCGGCCAGCGGATCCCGCTCGGCGCCTTCAGCGCGTGGGTCGACACCTCACTGGTCGACCACCTGCAGCGCGTCAGCAACCTCGTCGCCACCCTGAGCGCGCCCTCGCACTCGCTCATCGTCATCGACGACCTTCCCAGGCTCGACGACATGTCCCTATTCGTCGTCGCCACGTTGATCCAAGAGGGCTCGGTCAGCGTGGTGATGACCCTGCGCTCCGACGACCCCGTGCCCGCTACCGTCGTCGACCTGATCGGTTCGCCAGCGGTGCAGACCATCGAACTGTCGCCGCTCACCGCCACCGAGACCGCCGAACTAGTCGACGGCGTCCTGGGTGCCCCGGTCTCCGACCAGTTACATGCGACGCTGTGGGAACGCAGTCTCGGCAATCCGCTCTACCTGCGGGCACTCGTCGAGCAAGGCCGTGACGACGGATCCCTGCTGCTCACGAACGACGAATGGACTGCGACCGATCTGCGCCTGCCGCCCAGCCTCAGTTCCGCCATCGCCGCACAGTTCGACGGCAGCGATCCCGCGGTGGTTGACGTTATCGACGTGCTAGCCGTCGCAGAACCGCTGCCGACCAAGTTGGTGGCCGAGCTGACCGGATTCACCGCGATCGAGCAGGCCGAGCGGCGCGGCTTCGTCTCCGCGATGCTGGAGGGCACGGTCCAGGTGTTGCGCCTTGCACATCCGGTGTACGGCGAGGTCCGCCGCACCTCGGCGGCCGTCCGCCTCGACCGGCTGCGCGGCGAGATCGCCCGGACTCTCGACCGCAGTGAGATCGGCGGCCACGCGACTGCGCTGCAACAGGGGCTGCTCGCGCTCGACGCAGACGACTTCCCCGGCCGGGGCCGGCTACTCCTGGCCGGTGCGCAAGCAGCTTTGGGCGGAATGGACTTCCCGCTCGCACTCGAACTGACCGCGGCGGTGCCGCCCGGCCCCGAAACGACGATGGCCCGGGTGGTGTCCGGCTATGCACTATCGCTCCTCGGCCAAGGGGAGGCCGCCGAAACGACGCTCGCGAGCGCATTCTCCGATATCCCAGCCCTCGGTCTCCGAGGCGAGATCGCACTGATCCGCGCCTCGAATCACGTGTGGACCAGGAGCGATCCCAAAGCGGCGAATCGTGTCATCGACGATGGGGTGCCGGCCAGGGTCGCCGGGACCATCCGAACTCAGGTCTACGCGCTCGCGGGACAGTCGCGGCAAGCGGCCGCCGTGCTCGACGAGGACCAATCCACGGACTTCGACTCGCCGCTGGACGACATGCTCCGCTGCTGGGCCGGAGTCCTCGCCTACGCCGACCTCGGTCGGGTCGGCGATATGCGACGCGCGGCCGCAACCGGCTACCGCGCCGCCGACTCCCCTGCCGCGGCCCACCACCGCACCGCGCTGACCCACTTGCACGCCTACTCGGAGTGCTTAGTCGGCGATCCGGGCGCCGCCGAGGCCGCGGTACTCGCCCTGGACGACCTCATTGGCCGCGCACCGGGCATGCCGATGATCTGGATAGCCGGCTGCCGGGGGCTGGTCGCCGCTGCGCGCGGCGATGTCCACACTGCGACCCGCCTCCTCGACGTCTGCTTGGGCGGGTTCGACGCCATCGGAGCACCCCCGTTCCTGTGGCTACCGTTCTGCCTGGAGCGCGCCCACGCCGCAGCCCTCGCCGGCGATGCGGAGACACTCACCTCGCTGACGGCCCGACTGCGCGAGAACCCACATGCGGCCTTCGAATTCCAGGCGCCTCGTCGCGACCTCCTCGACGCGTGGTCGGCTGCCACCGCGGCATCCACACAGAACGCAATCGCCATCGCACGACGCGTCGCCGAGCAGGCGTCGTCGGACGCGCGTCTCGCACACGAGGCACACGCACTGCGGACAGCGGTGCGGTTCGGTTCACCGGACTGCGCCGAGCGGCTGGCCGAGCTGGCACAGGCACTTCCCGAAGTTCCGCTCACTGCGGTTGCCGCCAGGCACGCACGGGCGGTGGCAGCGGCCGATGGTGCGGAACTCGACGCCGTGGCGGCCGCCTATTTGGACGCCGGATTGATCGGCGACGCCGTCGACGCCCTCGGTCAGGCCGTTATGACACACGGTGAGCAGGGCCATCGTGGTGCGCGACTCTCCTCCGAGCAGCACCTGGAGCGCCTCACCGCCGAATTCGGCATCCGCACACCCACTGTGGTCGCGGCAGAAGTCGCCGACGGCTTATCGGCGCGGCAGCGCGCGGTCGTCCTTCTCGCCCGCAGCGGCCTGTCGAACAAGGAGATCGCCGAACAACTCGTCTTGTCCGTCCGCACCGTCGAGGGGCACCTCTACCGGGCGTCTCAGATCCTGGGCGCCCCGGTGCGCTCGCGATGA
- a CDS encoding pyridine nucleotide-disulfide oxidoreductase codes for MTVTTARARSARITAVTACAGLAVFTSACTFSLGSTPIAKASDVAAGDCLTIDGSSGPGRIDASTSNCDNAEKLTFYAAETVGADGSCSGSNSAYITFRKADEKLCITPNFVAANCYQIPTTGGNLVDYRKVHCDAPAADKTVVATLESRGAEDISCTEEQTKWKFSRPTSIGYCLKEVVA; via the coding sequence ATGACCGTCACCACCGCCCGGGCCCGATCCGCCCGCATCACCGCCGTCACCGCCTGCGCCGGACTCGCCGTCTTCACGTCGGCCTGCACCTTTTCGCTGGGCTCCACCCCCATTGCGAAGGCGTCTGACGTGGCGGCCGGCGACTGCCTGACCATCGACGGCAGCTCGGGCCCGGGGCGGATCGACGCCAGCACCAGCAACTGCGACAACGCGGAGAAGCTCACCTTCTACGCGGCGGAGACGGTCGGCGCCGACGGCTCGTGCAGTGGCAGCAACAGCGCCTACATCACGTTCCGCAAGGCCGACGAGAAGCTATGCATCACACCGAACTTCGTCGCCGCCAACTGCTACCAGATCCCGACGACGGGCGGGAATCTCGTGGACTACCGCAAGGTTCACTGCGACGCACCCGCCGCCGACAAGACCGTGGTCGCGACCCTCGAATCCCGTGGCGCGGAGGACATCTCGTGCACCGAGGAACAGACCAAGTGGAAGTTCTCCCGGCCCACCTCGATCGGCTACTGCCTCAAGGAAGTGGTGGCGTGA
- a CDS encoding pyridine nucleotide-disulfide oxidoreductase yields MTARQRGPLVRSAALAAASLAAFAALAGCRLSTSGAPITTASDVAVGDCLTVGTGLIDARKSTCDTDAKLTFYAASIVGRSGDCTRDSSAYLFEGPSLDFDGDGDKVCLTPNLAVSSCYQIPLPSGKLTDFRKVECGTPAAASTVVSKLVERAEADVVCTGDTMKWAFTEPSSIGYCLSDTNP; encoded by the coding sequence GTGACGGCCCGGCAACGCGGTCCACTCGTCCGCAGCGCGGCGCTGGCGGCGGCCTCCCTCGCCGCCTTCGCCGCGCTGGCGGGATGCCGGCTCTCGACCAGTGGAGCGCCGATCACCACGGCCTCCGACGTCGCCGTCGGCGATTGCCTGACCGTCGGCACCGGGTTGATCGACGCACGTAAGAGCACCTGCGACACCGACGCAAAGCTCACCTTCTACGCGGCGAGCATCGTCGGCCGGAGCGGTGACTGCACCCGCGATTCGAGTGCCTACCTCTTCGAGGGACCGTCGCTGGACTTCGACGGCGACGGGGACAAGGTCTGTCTCACCCCCAATCTGGCGGTCTCGTCCTGCTATCAGATCCCGCTGCCGAGTGGAAAGCTGACCGACTTCCGGAAGGTCGAATGCGGAACCCCGGCCGCGGCATCGACGGTCGTGAGCAAGCTCGTCGAGCGCGCCGAGGCCGACGTGGTCTGCACCGGCGACACGATGAAGTGGGCCTTCACCGAACCGTCGTCGATCGGCTACTGCTTGTCGGACACGAACCCCTGA
- the truB gene encoding tRNA pseudouridine(55) synthase TruB, with product MTGTDPGAAEHAHLDAAGLVVIDKPAGITSHDVVSRCRKAFNTRRVGHAGTLDPMATGVLIVGIERATKLLGLLSLTTKSYTATIRLGVATTSDDAEGEVTKRVSADAVRDDEIAAVIGTLTGDIEQVPSTVSAIKVDGKRAHALARDGEQFELAARRVTVSRFDVEQIRRTTVEGVGVIDLDVAVDCSSGTYIRALARDLGSALGVGGHLTALRRTAVGPFTLEHARPLVELESDPRLSLHIDEAARIAFPHRAISADEAEGISQGRWLDPVGIKEVYVVIDPDDRPIALIREKGRRASSVMVVRPATLR from the coding sequence ATGACCGGTACCGACCCGGGGGCGGCCGAGCACGCCCACTTGGACGCCGCCGGCCTGGTCGTGATCGACAAGCCGGCCGGGATCACCAGCCACGACGTCGTCAGCCGGTGCCGCAAGGCGTTCAACACACGCCGGGTCGGCCACGCCGGGACCCTGGACCCGATGGCGACCGGCGTGCTGATCGTCGGGATCGAGCGGGCCACCAAGCTGCTCGGCCTGCTTTCGCTGACGACCAAGTCCTACACCGCGACGATCCGCCTCGGCGTCGCCACCACCAGCGACGACGCGGAGGGAGAGGTCACCAAGCGCGTGTCCGCCGACGCGGTGCGCGACGACGAGATCGCCGCCGTCATCGGCACCCTGACCGGCGACATCGAGCAGGTGCCGTCGACGGTCTCGGCGATCAAGGTCGACGGCAAGCGCGCCCACGCCCTCGCCCGTGACGGCGAGCAATTCGAGCTGGCGGCCCGGCGGGTGACGGTTTCCCGGTTCGACGTCGAGCAGATTCGGCGGACCACCGTCGAAGGAGTGGGGGTCATCGACCTCGACGTGGCGGTCGACTGCTCGTCGGGCACCTACATCCGCGCCCTGGCCCGCGATCTCGGCAGCGCTCTCGGGGTGGGCGGGCATCTCACGGCCCTGCGGCGGACCGCCGTCGGTCCGTTCACGCTGGAGCACGCGCGGCCACTCGTCGAACTCGAATCCGACCCCCGGCTCAGCCTGCATATCGACGAAGCGGCGCGCATCGCGTTCCCGCACCGTGCGATCAGCGCCGACGAGGCGGAGGGCATCAGCCAGGGACGGTGGCTGGACCCGGTGGGGATCAAGGAGGTGTACGTCGTCATCGACCCCGACGACCGGCCGATCGCGTTGATCCGCGAGAAGGGCCGACGCGCGTCGTCGGTGATGGTCGTGCGCCCGGCGACGCTGCGCTGA
- a CDS encoding YdcF family protein has product MRLRLVVSTALLSAGIALTGAVAPADAAPIGPAPHTAAGSSGSADFGSSGADIFGPAGTFLYQNPGGRYIVVLGAKMGTFGQTPDILNRRLSVAARLGRTHPFNRIIVSGGDTWWLPVSEAQFMNVGLIQRGIGPWQMVNEGKSTSTVQNAAFTVRMLKAMGADGAVIVTNGFHMPRAMKNFRDAARQQRARLRFVPAYA; this is encoded by the coding sequence ATGCGCCTGCGACTCGTCGTCTCCACCGCCCTGCTCTCCGCCGGTATCGCCCTGACCGGAGCCGTGGCGCCGGCCGACGCCGCACCGATCGGACCCGCGCCCCACACGGCCGCGGGAAGTTCCGGCAGCGCCGACTTCGGCAGCTCGGGCGCGGACATCTTCGGACCCGCCGGAACCTTCCTCTACCAGAACCCGGGCGGGCGCTACATCGTCGTCCTCGGCGCCAAGATGGGCACGTTCGGCCAGACTCCGGACATCCTCAACCGCCGGCTCAGCGTCGCCGCGCGGCTGGGCCGCACGCACCCGTTCAACCGGATCATCGTCTCCGGCGGCGACACATGGTGGCTCCCCGTCTCCGAGGCCCAGTTCATGAACGTGGGCCTGATCCAGCGCGGGATCGGACCGTGGCAGATGGTGAACGAGGGCAAGTCGACGAGCACGGTGCAAAACGCGGCCTTCACCGTGCGGATGCTGAAGGCGATGGGCGCCGACGGTGCCGTCATCGTGACCAACGGATTCCACATGCCGCGCGCAATGAAGAACTTCCGCGACGCCGCTCGCCAGCAGCGCGCCCGCCTCAGGTTCGTGCCCGCGTACGCGTAG
- a CDS encoding acyl-CoA thioesterase II: MTSDATADDRSHDLNVLLELLDVQQRDEDVFIGQHPEQKTARTFGGQLLGQGVVAATRSLTRGNPPVHALHAHFIRGGDVEKPMEYHITRFRDGKSFANRQVTARQDGEDIFTMLVSYQDNTAGLEHAVESPTVPYPEELPELGEHFKGYEDTVSLFVNALHPIDIRFANDPTWKAREAGEKLLKNRVWMRTDGTLPDEQIWHVAAMCYASDTTVLDSIITTHGLSWGIDRLFAATVNHSMWFHREFRFDEWMLYATESPVAAGSRGIGSGRFFMRNGTLATSVVQEALIKYFPPKD, from the coding sequence ATGACTTCTGACGCCACCGCGGACGACCGGTCCCACGACCTGAACGTGCTGCTCGAATTGCTCGACGTGCAGCAGCGCGACGAGGACGTGTTCATCGGGCAGCATCCGGAGCAGAAGACGGCCCGCACCTTCGGCGGGCAGCTCCTCGGTCAGGGAGTGGTGGCGGCGACGAGGTCGTTGACGCGCGGCAACCCGCCGGTCCATGCGCTGCACGCCCATTTCATCCGCGGCGGCGACGTGGAAAAGCCGATGGAGTACCACATCACCCGCTTTCGCGACGGCAAGTCCTTCGCGAACCGCCAGGTCACGGCACGTCAGGACGGCGAGGACATCTTCACGATGCTCGTCTCCTACCAGGACAACACCGCCGGACTCGAGCACGCCGTCGAAAGCCCGACGGTGCCCTATCCGGAAGAACTGCCCGAACTGGGCGAGCACTTCAAGGGCTACGAGGACACCGTCTCGCTGTTCGTCAACGCCCTGCATCCCATCGACATCCGCTTCGCCAACGACCCCACCTGGAAGGCGCGCGAGGCGGGGGAGAAGCTGCTCAAGAACCGGGTCTGGATGCGGACCGACGGCACGCTGCCCGACGAGCAGATCTGGCACGTCGCCGCGATGTGTTATGCCTCGGACACGACGGTTCTCGATTCCATCATCACCACCCACGGACTCTCCTGGGGCATCGATCGCCTGTTCGCGGCGACGGTGAACCATTCGATGTGGTTCCACCGCGAGTTCCGCTTCGACGAGTGGATGCTCTACGCGACGGAGTCGCCGGTGGCGGCGGGCTCCCGCGGCATCGGATCCGGACGTTTCTTCATGCGCAACGGCACCCTGGCGACGTCGGTCGTTCAGGAGGCACTGATCAAGTACTTCCCGCCGAAGGACTGA